In Pyricularia oryzae 70-15 chromosome 2, whole genome shotgun sequence, one genomic interval encodes:
- a CDS encoding malonyl CoA-acyl carrier protein transacylase, with amino-acid sequence MGNITAATRRIAGRRAHKCTIPTTTNYLPLPLSSSLPPPFLPSTSSQSQQHRNASTSTSTSTSTSPSSALPPSSIKHTSTTTGKPRRPRTAIFFPGQGVQKVGMLTPWLENFPSTARPIIQEIDDCLGYKLSDIIRDGPNKLLTATPHAQPAIMATSILILRVLERDFGFSPLEHKVNFVLGHSLGEFAALVAGGYLTFADSLRLVQRRAQAMAAATRAAREGRPDVEYGMVAIVTEPEYLPRLVQAIREFLGHSSEGAKAESSASAAPIEHVSIANVNSKNQIVLSGELGRIKTLVAHVRQFLGHDPRAVRLNSDSPFHSPIMRPAVAVVRDMLAAGGEGGGMVTFPAKIPCVSNISARPFESEAQLKDLLARQCLETVRWWDSIRYLDQREKVRRWIGIGPGKVGRNLVGKEVGMRGKGIVKGAGVWGITEPSEVEEVLRGLEETEFVVDELD; translated from the coding sequence ATGGGAAACATCACGGCCGCCACACGGCGCATCGCTGGGAGGAGGGCTCACAAATGCACAATACCAACCACTACTAATTATTTACCTTTACCATTATCATCATCATTGCCACCGCCATTTCTACCGTCAACATCATCGCAATCGCAACAACACCGTAATGCCTCCACATCTACATCCACCTCCACCTCCACTTCCCCATCCTCAGCACTGCCCCCCTCATCTATCAAACACACCTCCACCACCACAGGGAAACCTCGCCGCCCAAGAACGGCAATATTCTTCCCCGGCCAGGGCGTCCAGAAAGTAGGCATGCTGACGCCCTGGCTGGAGAACTTCCCCTCCACGGCCCGGCCTATAATCCAGGAGATCGACGACTGTCTGGGTTACAAGCTCTCGGACATCATCCGGGACGGGCCCAACAAGCTCCTGACGGCCACCCCTCACGCCCAGCCTGCCATCATGGCCACGTCCATCCTGATCCTCCGCGTGCTGGAGCGCGACTTTGGCTTCTCCCCGCTCGAGCACAAGGTCAACTTTGTGCTGGGCCACTCCCTGGGCGAGTTCGCCGCCCTGGTCGCGGGGGGTTACCTCACCTTTGCCGACAGCCTGCGGCTCGTCCAGCGGCGGGCTCAGGCCATGGCGGCCGCGACCAGGGCGGCGCGCGAGGGGAGGCCCGACGTCGAGTACGGCATGGTGGCCATTGTCACGGAGCCCGAGTACCTGCCGCGGCTAGTGCAGGCGATCCGCGAATTCCTGGGACACTCGAGCGAGGGCGCCAAGGCCGagtcgtcggcctcggccgcaCCCATCGAGCATGTCTCCATCGCAAATGTCAATAGCAAGAACCAGATCGTGCTGTCGGGCGAGCTGGGCCGCATAAAGACCCTCGTGGCCCACGTGAGGCAGTTTCTGGGTCACGACCCCCGCGCCGTCCGCCTAAACAGCGACAGCCCCTTCCACTCGCCCATCATGAGGCCAGCCGTCGCAGTGGTGCGAGACATGCTGGCTGCCGGCGGTGAGGGCGGCGGCATGGTTACCTTTCCCGCCAAGATTCCCTGCGTTAGTAACATCAGCGCCCGGCCGTTCGAGAGCGAGGCCCAGCTCAAGGACCTGCTAGCCCGTCAGTGCCTGGAGACCGTCAGGTGGTGGGACAGCATACGGTACCTCGACCAGCGGGAAAAGGTGAGACGCTGGATCGGCATTGGGCCCGGTAAGGTAGGGAGGAACCTGGTTGGCAAGGAGGTCGGAATGCGTGGTAAGGGCATCGTCAAGGGCGCGGGGGTGTGGGGCATCACGGAGCCTAGTGAGGTCGAGGAGGTGTTGAGGGGCCTGGAGGAGACGGAGTTTGTTGTCGATGAGCTGGACTGA
- a CDS encoding feruloyl esterase B produces MRFSSIFTVLATAAMASAAQLQQVTNWGDNPTNIQMFIYVPDRVAANPAVIVALHPCGGNARQWFSGTRLPSYADQNGFILIYAGTPNQSNCWDVQNPASLTHGQGGDAKGIVAMVNYTLNRYNGNKDKVYVMGSSSGAMMTNVMAGSYPDVFEAGAAYSGTAHACFAGAAGATPFSPNQTCAQGLTHTPQQWGDFVRNSYPGYTGRRPRMQIWHGNADFLVRPACAHEALKQWSNVLDVTVSRNVTGVPSAQYTQVIYGDGSKLQGFFGNGVGHTAPVNEDLMLRFFGLIA; encoded by the exons ATGCGTTTCTCCAGCATCTTCACCGTCCTGGCGACAGCAGCCATGGCTTCTGCCGCGCAGTTACAACAGGTCACCAACTGGGGAGACAACCCTACCAACATCCAGATGTTCATCTATGTGCCGGACCGCGTAGCCGCCAATCCAGCCGTTATCGTTGCT CTTCACCCCTGCGGAGGCAACGCACGCCAATGGTTCAGCGGCACGCGCCTGCCGTCGTACGCTGACCAGAACGGCTTCATCCTGATCTACGCCGGCACTCCCAACCAGTCCAACTGCTGGGACGTGCAGAACCCAGCCTCGCTCACGCACGGCCAGGGCGGAGACGCCAAGGGCATCGTGGCCATGGTCAACTACACGCTCAACCGGTACAACGGCAACAAGGACAAGGTGTACGTCATGGGCTCGTCCTCGGGCGCCATGATGACCAACGTGATGGCGGGGTCCTACCCGGACGTGTTCGAGGCCGGAGCTGCCTACAGCGGCACGGCGCACGCCTGCTTCGCCGGAGCGGCGGGCGCGACGCCCTTCTCGCCCAACCAGACGTGTGCCCAGGGCCTGACGCACACGCCGCAGCAGTGGGGCGACTTTGTGCGCAACTCGTACCCGGGCTACACGGGCCGGCGGCCGCGCATGCAGATCTGGCACGGCAACGCCGACTTTTTGGTCCGGCCGGCCTGCGCCCATGAGGCGCTCAAGCAGTGGAGCAACGTGCTCGACGTCACCGTCTCCCGCAACGTCACGGGCGTGCCCTCGGCTCAGTACACTCAGGTCATCTACGGGGATGGCAGCAAGCTTCAGGGTTTCTTTGGCAACGGAGTCGGGCACACGGCGCCGGTCAACGAGGACCTGATGCTGAGGTTCTTTGGTCTCATTGCGTAA
- a CDS encoding membrane transporter, translating to MRLYPRWPLRVETTASYAGVLIPLEEAHLYSHSARSGRTEYEEPPSTADNNNDDEAGGKRGGEEAGMLEMRAAEYSIEGLRREVRLGSGGTRPIAYEMKSKLINKAVQDIGMGRYNWQLFFLCGFGWFADNLWMQGVSLLLPSLSAEFGISEKTVRYTTSTLFLGLCVGSFTWGIGSDMMGRRIAFNATLFITGVFGILASYAPSWGWLCLMLAALGSGVGGNLPVDGALFLEFLPDASSSLLTLLSVWWPVGQLCSSLFAWYFMANWPVDQGWRWFVFAIGVVTLLMFALRFFVFNLFESPKFLLSKGRQAEAVAVVHGLAYRNGVKTWLTEKIMDDVAGEDDDDDDDAFASSASRRLALDTTSVLRAKLASFSGDRIRPLFSNKTLGLATAIMWFIWATIGLGYPLFNAFLPQYLSRGVSDSTTGAAPVVAARADTQPQAISAETYRNYAITSIVGVPGSLLAAYTVDHPSPLLGRKGTLAISTLVSAIFLFGFATLGTTPSAQLAFSCIEAFSQNIMYGVLYAFTPEIFPAPVRGAGTGVASFLNRVAGLLAPVLAANIPGDGSTAPIYLSAVLILAAFVGMCLIPIETRGRQRL from the exons ATGAGGCTCTACCCTCGCTGGCCTCTCCGCGTGGAGACGACAGCCAGCTACGCGGGCGTGCTGATCCCGCTCGAGGAGGCCCACCTGTATAGCCACTCGGCGCGTAGCGGAAGGACCGAGTACGAGGagccgccgtcgacggccGACAACAACAATGATGACGAGGCCGGGGGGAAGCGCGGTGGGGAGGAGGCGGGCATGCTCGAGATGCGAGCGGCCGAGTATAGCATCGAAGGGTTGAGGCGTGAGGTCCGGCTGGGCAGCGGAGGAACCCGGCCGATCGCCTACGAGATGAAGTCCAAGCTCATTAACAAGGCTGTCCAGGACATAGGCATGGGCCGGTACAACTGGCAGCTGTTTTTCCTGTGTGGTTTTGGCTGGTTTGCGGATAATCTGTGGATGCAG GGTGTCTCCCTCCTCCTACCCTCACTCTCGGCCGAATTCGGCATTTCGGAAAAGACGGTCCGCTACACGACCTCGACCCTCTTCCTCGGCCTCTGCGTCGGCTCCTTCACCTGGGGAATCGGCTCCGACATGATGGGTCGCCGCATCGCCTTCAACGCGACGCTCTTCATCACGGGCGTCTTTGGCATCTTGGCCTCGTACGCCCCGTCATGGGGCTGGCTGTGCCTGATGCTGGCCGCGTTGGGGTCCGGCGTGGGCGGCAATCTCCCCGTCGATGGCGCCCTGTTCCTCGAGTTCCTCCCcgacgccagcagcagcctgcTGACCCTCTTGTCCGTCTGGTGGCCCGTCGGCCAGCTCTGCTCCAGCCTGTTTGCCTGGTACTTTATGGCCAACTGGCCCGTCGACCAGGGCTGGCGCTGGTTCGTCTTTGCCATTGGCGTCGTCACCCTGCTCATGTTTGCCCTGCGCTTTTTTGTCTTTAACCTGTTCGAGTCGCCCAAGTTCCTGCTATCAAAGGGCCGACAGGCCGAGGCCGTCGCTGTCGTTCACGGCCTCGCCTACCGCAACGGCGTCAAGACGTGGCTGACGGAGAAGATCATGGACGACGTTGCCGGcgaggacgatgacgacgacgacgatgcctTTGCCTCTTCTGCCTCCAGGCGGCTGGCTCTCGACACCACCTCAGTCCTGCGCGCCAAGCTCGCCTCCTTCTCCGGAGACCGCATCCGCCCGCTGTTCAGCAACAAGACGCTCGGCCTGGCCACCGCCATCATGTGGTTCATCTGGGCCACCATCGGCCTGGGCTACCCTCTCTTCAACGCCTTCCTCCCCCAGTACCTCTCCCGTGGCGTCAGCGACTCCACTACCGGCGCCGCtcccgtcgtcgccgcccgcgccgacACGCAGCCCCAAGCCATCTCCGCAGAGACCTATCGCAACTACGCCATAACCTCCATCGTCGGCGTGCCGGGCTCCCTCCTGGCCGCCTACACAGTCGACCACCCATCCCCGCTGCTCGGCCGCAAGGGCACGCTCGCCATATCCACCTTGGTGTCCGCCATCTTCCTCTTTGGCTTCGCCACGCTGGGCACGACGCCGTCGGCGCAGCTGGCCTTTTCGTGcatcgaggccttttcccaAAACATCATGTACGGCGTGCTGTACGCCTTTACGCCCGAGATCTTCCCCGCTCCGGTCCGCGGCGCCGGCACCGGGGTGGCGAGCTTCCTCAACCGCGTCGCGGGGCTGCTCGCCCCCGTCCTGGCTGCGAATATACCCGGCGACGGCTCCACCGCCCCCATCTACCTCTCCGCCGTGCTGATCCTCGCCGCCTTTGTCGGTATGTGTCTCATCCCCATCGAGACGAGGGGGAGGCAGAGGCTGTGA
- a CDS encoding ubiquitin-like modifier-activating enzyme ATG7, with translation MSGNDEAAAAGVAPPQTLQFAPFESQIEMPFYSALFSRKLDHDKLDDSVRPVIGLYQPMSERPPAESTRMQIQGGALSSSHVPMGYTRADGSIRNFNTIEDFKKADKGAILRQAGAQIWDAIKDGSIYEIPSLLSSFAILSYADLKKYRFTYWFAYPTLHSVPAWRRDGPLARFSSKETTALVNEVGTFRYAHDTRQHGFFLAKKVPYRSGPFRRGLPRDDSDGDDIGFTWSIGALGEFEKGFFKGIKEEDQYIAFVDSSSYAENPSWPLRNLLVLIRQRFQLQKANILCYRDTQARRDEPRSIVLPLASEGPATPQTSEMPKVTGWERHPSSKLQARVISLAEYMDPTRIADQAVDLNLKLMKWRISPKLDLEAMRSLKCLLLGAGTLGSYVSRNLMGWGVRKITFVDYGNVSFSNPVRQPLFEFEDCLSGGVPKAPKAAEALKKINPGVEAEGHVLSVPMLGHPVLNEAQTKEDFEKLQQLIKAHDVVFLLMDTRESRWLPTVMGKAEGKIVMNAALGFDTYVVMRHGAAPKDGTESTLGCYFCNDVVAPSDSMKDQTLDQQCTVTRPGVAAIASAMLVEMLTSVLQHPQREHAPAPKATGPPGNPEYQRDPPDHALGIVPHQVRGFLANFQNMIISGESYPNCSACSSPIVGAYKSDGWEFVKKALSDKDYVLELSGLAEVQRQAEAMQNEVDWDEDEDVAAAEEGDGEML, from the exons ATGTCCGGAAATGATGAGGCGGCCGCGGCAGGCGTCGCGCCACCTCAGACTCTGCAGTTTGCGCCATTCGAGTCACAGATAGAGATGCCCTTCTACTCCGCTCTCTTCTCTCGCAAGCTAGATCATGACAAGCTCGACGACTCGGTGCGCCCCGTTATTGGCCTCTACCAGCCAATGTCGGAGAGGCCACCAGCCGAAAGCACAAGAATGCAAATACAAGGCGGGGCGTTGTCTAGTTCACA TGTTCCTATGGGATATACTCGCGCAGACGGTAGCATCAGGAATTTCAACACCATAGAAGATTTCAAGAAGGCAGACAAGGGAGCGATATTACGACAGGCTGGAGCTCAG ATCTGGGATGCTATCAAAGATGGCTCCATATACGAAATCCCTTCACTTCTCTCCTCCTTTGCAATTCTGTCTTATGCAGATCTCAAAAAGTACCGTTTCACATACTGGTTCGCATACCCTACCCTTCATTCAGTTCCAGCTTGGAGGCGGGATGGACCTTTAGCACGCTTCAGTTCTAAGGAGACTACCGCGCTTGTCAATGAGGTCGGTACTTTTCGCTATGCGCACGACACCAGGCAGCACGGATTTTTCCTCGCCAAGAAGGTCCCATACCGCTCCGGACCCTTCCGAAGGGGTCTGCCGCGTGATGATTCGGACGGAGACGACATTGGCTTCACATGGAGCATTGGTGCGTTGGGTGAATTTGAAAAGGGGTTTTTCAAGGGGATCAAGGAAGAGGATCAATATATCGCTTTCGTCGACTCCTCCAGCTACGCCGAGAACCCATCTTGGCCCCTACGGAACTTGCTTGTTCTGATTAGGCAGCGCTTCCAGCTCCAAAAGGCCAATATATTGTGCTACCGAGATACTCAGGCTAGGAGGGATGAGCCTCGGAGCATCGTTCTTCCCCTCGCCTCTGAAGGCCCTGCCACGCCACAGACCTCGGAGATGCCCAAGGTCACAGGCTGGGAGCGTCACCCTAGCAGCAAGTTGCAAGCTCGGGTCATCAGTCTTGCTGAGTACATGGACCCGACACGGATTGCGGATCAGGCGGTGGACCTGAACCTGAAGCTCATGAAGTGGCGCATTTCGCCAAAGCTCGACCTGGAAGCAATGCGGTCTCTCAAGTGCTTGCTTCTAGGTGCAGGAACGCTCGGGAGCTATGTTTCACGCAACCTGATGGGTTGGGGAGTTCGCAAGATCACTTTTGTCGACTACGGCAACGTATCTTTCTCCAATCCTGTCCGTCAACCACTATTTGAGTTCGAGGACTGCCTCTCTGGTGGTGTACCAAAGGCACCCAAGGCGGCCGAAGCCCTCAAGAAGATCAATCCAGGTGTTGAAGCTGAGGGTCATGTACTCTCTGTGCCGATGCTTGGCCACCCGGTGCTCAACGAAGCACAAACCAAGGAGGACTTTGAGAAGCTCCAGCAGCTTATCAAGGCTCACGATGTCGTTTTCTTGCTGATGGACACTAGGGAGTCTAGGTGGTTGCCCACGGTCATGGGTAAAGCCGAGGGCAAGATCGTCATGAATGCGGCCCTTGGTTTCGATACATATGTGGTCATGCGTCACGGTGCTGCGCCAAAAGATGGTACCGAGTCGACTCTGGGGTGCTATTTCTGCAACGACGTTGTGGCACCTTCTGAC TCAATGAAGGACCAGACATTAGACCAGCAATGCACGGTAACTCGGCCCGGAGTTGCAGCCATTGCATCAGCAATGCTGGTTGAAATGCTCACGAGCGTGCTTCAGCACCCGCAGAGGGAACACGCACCGGCTCCCAAGGCCACAGGACCGCCAGGCAACCCAGAGTACCAGCGCGACCCGCCAGACCACGCCCTAGGCATAGTTCCTCACCAGGTCCGTGGtttcctggccaacttccAGAACATGATCATCAGCGGCGAGTCGTACCCGAACTGCAGTGCGTGCAGTTCGCCCATTGTCGGCGCGTACAAGTCTGATGGGTGGGAGTTTGTCAAGAAGGCGCTGTCAGACAAGGATTACGTGCTGGAGCTGTCTGGCCTGGCCGAGGTGCAGAGGCAGGCTGAGGCCATGCAGAACGAAGTAGACtgggacgaggacgaagacgTGGCGGCTGCCGAGGAAGGGGATGGTGAGATGCTTTAG
- a CDS encoding deoxycytidylate deaminase: MLIGICGSLCAGKSTVAQYLVEHHGFKQLRISESLKESVKVEGQDGVNGTSMREQTGVTLNGKLLEFPTETDLLDFVTKRWRDRFVTLVEDANLLDILAKRPFFLLISVDAPLTVRWERHQKRQKEDTVQEDLAAFVQRSDEHLYDAASGHMALMSRATVRLLNTSSSVAHLFATLGKVDLPNEDRLRPTWDAYFMSLASLAAQRSNCMKRRVGCVLIREKRVVSTGYNGTPRGLLNCGEGGCGRCNEGLSSGVGLATCLCLHAEENALLEAGRDRIRDGSILYCDTCPCLTCSIKIAQVGISEVVYSQGYSMDTDTAAVLREAGVKLRQFVPPPNGLIHLEKSELY, translated from the exons ATGCTTATTGGCATTTGCGGCA GTCTCTGTGCCGGGAAGAGCACTGTCGCTCAATACTTAGTTGAGCATCATGGCTTCAAACAGCTTCGCATCAGCGAGTCCCTGAAGGAGTCGGTGAAGGTAGAGGGCCAAGATGGCGTCAACGGCACCTCCATGCGGGAGCAGACAGGCGTCACTTTGAATGGCAAATTACTAGAGTTTCCCACCGAGACTGACCTTCTGGATTTTGTCACTAAACGATGGCGAGATCGCTTCGTGACGCTGGTCGAGGATGCCAACCTCCTCGACATCCTCGCCAAACGCCCTTTCTTTCTCCTCATCAGCGTCGACGCCCCGCTCACCGTCCGCTGGGAGCGCCATCAAAAACGGCAAAAGGAAGACACAGTACAGGAGGACCTCGCAGCCTTTGTCCAGCGCTCCGACGAGCACCTCTACGATGCCGCCTCCGGCCACATGGCGCTCATGTCGCGGGCCACGGTCCGGCTGCTCAACACGTCGTCGTCAGTCGCGCACCTGTTCGCGACGCTGGGCAAGGTCGACCTGCCCAACGAggaccgcctccgcccgaCCTGGGACGCGTACTTCATGTCCCTGGCTAGCCTGGCGGCGCAGCGGTCCAACTGCATGAAGCGGCGGGTGGGCTGCGTCCTCATCCGCGAGAAGCGCGTCGTCTCGACTGGATACAACGGCACGCCGAGGGGCCTGCTAAACTGCGGCGAGGGCGGGTGCGGGCGGTGCAATGAGGGACTGAGCTCGGGCGTGGGACTCGCGACGTGCTTGTGTCTGCATGCGGAGGAGAATGCGCTCCTCGAGGCCGGGAGGGATCGGATCCGGGATGGCAGCATCCTGTACTGCGATACGTGTCCGTGTCTGACGTGCAGTATCAAGATCGCCCAGGTGGGCATCAGTGAGGTTGTTTACAGCCAAGGTTATAGCATGGATACCGACACGGCTGCAGTGCTGCGTGAGGCTGGGGTGAAGCTGAGACAGTTTGTTCCT CCACCAAACGGCTTGATACATCTAGAGAAGTCTGAACTGTACTGA
- a CDS encoding cellulose-growth-specific protein: MKFSLTTVAACVTAVQAHAIFQKVSVNGKDMGQLTGIRAPSNNNPVMDVNSNSLTCGTPGTTSSAVIDVPSGARVGAYYGHIIGGAQIPNDPDHPIAASHKGPIQVYLAKVDNAASANPNSVNWFKINSVGFDSGSKKWAVDTLIQNQGWHYFNLPSCVAPGQYLMRVELLALHSANRQNQFQFYSSCAQINVSGSGSFSPSQTVKFPGAYTANDRGILVNIYGAGGATDMSGSGGVYYPPGPAVINC; this comes from the exons ATGAAGTTCTCACTCACTACTGTTGCTGCCTGTGTCACCGCAGTGCAAGCCCACGCCATCTTCCAG AAAGTGTCCGTCAACGGCAAGGACATGGGCCAACTAACCGGCATCCGGGCCCCTAGCAACAACAACCCTGTCATGGACGTCAACTCCAACTCCTTGACCTGCGGCACCCCGGGCACCACCTCCTCCGCCGTGATCGACGTCCCCTCCGGCGCCAGGGTGGGTGCATACTACGGCCACATAATCGGCGGCGCCCAGATCCCCAATGACCCTGACCACCCCATCGCCGCCTCGCACAAGGGTCCGATCCAGGTCTACCTGGCCAAGGTTGACAACGCCGCCTCGGCTAACCCCAACAGCGTGAACTGGTTCAAGATCAACTCGGTCGGCTTCGACTCGGGCTCCAAGAAGTGGGCAGTCGACACCCTGATTCAGAACCAGGGCTGGCACTACTTCAACCTGCCGTCGTGCGTCGCCCCCGGCCAGTACCTGATGCGCGTCGAGCTGCTGGCCCTGCACTCGGCCAACAGGCAGAACCAATTCCAGTTCTACAGCTCGTGCGCCCAGATCAACGTCTCGGGGTCTGGCAGCTTCTCCCCCTCGCAGACGGTCAAGTTCCCCGGCGCGTACACTGCCAACGACCGAGGAATCCTCGTCAATATCTACGGGGCCGGCGGCGCCACCGACATGTCCGGTTCCGGAGGCGTATACTACCCACCTGGTCCGGCCGTCATCAACTGCTAG